TCTCCAGGATCAGCGAGGCCTCGTTGTAGGCCTTCTGGAAGGCCTCGCCACCGACCCAGTTCACGGCCGCATCTTCGTCTTCATCGTGGAAGATCCCGCGGTAGACGATCAGCAACCCCATCATGAAGTCGATCGCCGACTCTTGCGACTCCTCCGCAACCACCAGCTCCAACACCGGGTATTGCAGGAATACCAGGCACATCGCCAGCAGGCTGATGCCTTCACCGACCTTCATCGCCTGGAACAGATCGTCGAAGTGCGCCGGGTCGAAACCGTTCTCTTCGATGTCATTGAAGTCGAAGGTGCTCAGGTCGATTTCAACATCATCGAATGGCTCGTTGACCAGCGGATTGGCCAGCACCGGGTGTACGACATTGGCCTTGGGCTGAGGCTTGCCCGAACGATTCTGCTTGGCCTTGGCTTTGGCCCGCTGGGCACGTTTTGCTGTTTATCCGGAGAGGCCATGGCGGCGAGATCCTTGTTTCGTGTCTTGGCTGGCCTCGTTGACTGATTGTGCCTGCAGCCAGATGCGGGAACTCCACCCATAGCGGATGACCGGTTCAGGAAATACTTGTCTGATGGTTCTCCGTCCGCTCCTGGCCGATAGCGGCCGATGACTATGGGCTGCTTCCGGCCAGAAGCAGCCATTCCTGCTCATGGGTGCTTGAACGCTAGGATAGTGCGACGGGCAACATCAATGATCTCGGCCCTCAAGAATGGCTCCCCTATTAGAACCCCACGAAAGAACAAGGGGGATGAAGCCGGCTTGAGGAATTGCCGTGGATTCGTTGAGAGAGGCAGCTCGCCGCGCTCTATTGCACATTCAGCAGCAGAAATTGCTAAAGGCGGCGACTTCTCAAGCCAGACTGGATGATTGTCAGTGCTGACTGCACAAGAGCCTCGCGACTAACTGACTCCGACCGCAATGCGTCATCCCGCAACGCCAACGTCAGCACGCCATTCATCATCGACCAGACTGCGTTCGCTGTGCTGTCCGGATCCATCTCCGGATCGATCCATTCCTCTGCAATCCCATCGCGAATGATCGCCGCCATGTGCGCGATCTGCTCCCGCGCCATCGCGCCAATGCGAGAAATGGCCTCAGGATCTTCTGGGGGGTTGGCCAGGATGCGGAACTGATGTGGCCGCTCCATTGCGAAGCTGACGTACGCATTGAAGATTCGCAGACCCCGCTCTTCAGGCGTCCCCTTACCGTCATACGCCTTATCGACGTAGGCACGGTTTTCCTCCATCGAGCGTTCGGCAATAGCGATGAGCAGAGCAGGCTTCCCACCCACCCGGTTGTAGACCGTTTGCAGGGACACGTCGGCCCGACGTGCAACCTCATCTGCTGATACAGCCGCCATCCCCCCCTCAATCAGCAAGGTCTCGGCAATCTCTACCAGGTTCTGGCGCATGTCAGCTGCGCGGCGTTGGGTGCGGGTCAAATTCACGGTCGTCATGGCGGTTGACGGTATCACACTCAATGGATAGAGTCATATCCAACGTTGTAATAGATTCCAACGTTTGAGTTAAAACAATTTCAATACACGACTCCAGGATCATGACCATGAACCGTCTCGATGTTGAGTTCCTGTCTGAGGGCAGCCGCTGTAAGGCTTGGCTCTATCTGCCGAAAACCAAGAAACCTGCTCCCGTCATCGTCATGGCTCATGGCCTGGGGAGTACGCGCGTGATGCGACTCGGTGCCTATGCCGAGCGATTTAGAGACCTCGGCTATGCCTGCCTGGTCTTCGACTACCGGCATTTTGGTGATAGCGAGGGTGAACCGCGTCAGCTGCTGGATGTGAACAAGCAGTTGCAGGATTGGAAGGCTGCCATCGCCTTCGCGCGGACGCGCACTGATGTGGATACAGACAAAGTCGTCCTCTGGGGCACATCCTTCAGTGGAGGTCATGTCATCGCGACTGCCGCCGATGATCAGAGAGTCGCTGCGGTGATCTCCCAGTGCCCCTTCACCGACGGCATGGCCTCCAGCATGGCTGTCCCGCCCCAGACCTCGATCAAGGTCACCATCCGCGCCCTGACAGACAAACTGGGTTCCTGGTTTGGTGCTGCGCCAGTAACGATTGCCCTGGCGGGCAAGCCTGGCTCAACCGCAATGATGTCGGCGGCAGACTGCGAACAGGGCTATCTCCAGCTGGTTCCTGATGCCGCAGCCAAGCAGTTCCCCAACTACGTCGCTGCCCGCATCGCACTGCAAATCCTTACCTACTTCCCTGGTCGGAAAACACCGCAGCTGAATTGCCCGACGCTTTTCTGCGTCTGTGAAACCGACACGGTAGCTCCGGCAAAAGCCACCCTTCGCCATGCCCGTCGTGCTCCCCGTGGCCAGATCAAGATCTACAAGGAGGGGCATTTCGATATCTATCTCGGCGACTCCTTCGAGAGAACCATCGGCGACCAAATCGACTTTCTCCAACGCACCGTTCCCCTGAACTGAGGATCCAATAATGGCTTTTTACAATCTTGATGGGCGCGTTATTGCGATCACCGGTTCGACAGGTGGGCTGGGCTCAGCCGTTTGCCAGGCACTGCTCGACAAAGGTGCCAAGCTCGCATTATTCGACATGGATGGTGCGGCGGTTGAGGCTCAAGCAACAGCCCTCGGCGCCAACACCCGCGCCTGGCAGGTGAATGTCTGCTCGATGGAAAGCATCGACACTGCAATGGAAGAAGCAGCAGCGCACTTCGGTGGCATCGATGTGGTGATTGCGAATGCCGGCATTACTGCATTCGAGCCGCTGGTTACGGGTGATCCCAAGGTCTTCGAACGGGTGATCGACGTAAACCTTCTCGGGGTATGGCGCACCTTCCGTGCTGCCGTAGGCCATGTACAGAAGCGTAAGGGCTACCTGATGGCGATCTCGTCATTGGCCGCGTTCAGCCATTCGCCGTTGCAGGCTTCCTACACTGCGAGCAAGGCCGGCGTATGGGCCATGTGCAACAGCATACGCCTGGAGCTTCGCCACACGGGTGTCGGTGTTGGTAGCGTGCATCCCACGTTCTTCCATACACCGCTAATGGATCAGACCTTCAAGAGCGCTGCGGGCAGCAAGATCTGGAAAGGAAACAATTCAGGACTCTTCAAAATGGTGGCCCTGGACGATGTGGTGAAGAGCATCGTGAAGGGTATCGAGAACCGCTCCGACATGATGTTCGTGCCCAAGGAAAACTCCTTCGTCGCGCACCTGCCACGCCTGTTCCGCAAGATCCTTGAAGCGGTTGAGTTCAAGGACAGTGAAGTCGTAGCAATGGTCGAGGCCGCCAAGCCCGCTCCAGCCAAATAGAGCATTTCCTTACCAGGTGAGACTGGACAGCTCCTGCATTGCAGGGGCTGTGGATCAGTACGCCCTGAAGGAGCCACTTAGGGTTGATCGGCAACGGCTCAGTCGTACTCAACGCCAGTGCAAACCGCTGCCGATTCGAAAACAAAAACAACAATTCTGAGAAAGAGCATGAACAAAACCACTGTGCAAATAGGCGCCTTGGCGCTGTCGTTTATCGCCATGAATGCTCTGGCAGCTGTGCCTCCCGACGAATCAGCGAAGCTAGGCAGCACCCTGACTCCGCTGGGCGCCGAGATGGCCGGCAATGCCGATGGGTCGATTCCCGCGTGGACTGGCGGCCTGCCAAAAGACGCCGGAACCGTAGATGGCAAAGGCTTCCTCGCCGATCCGTTTGCGAGTGAAAAAGCGTTGTTCACCATCACGGCGCAAAACGTGGATCAGCACAAAGACAAGCTGACTCCGGGGCAATACGCGATGTTTAAGCGCTATCCGGAAACCTACAGAATCCCGGTATTTCCTACCCACCGCTCGGTCACCGTCCCTGTCGGTATTGCGGCTGCCGCTAAGGCGAACGCCATGGCGACAAAATTGGTAAAGGGTGGAAGCGGCCTGGAAAATTTCAAGGAGGCCTACCCCTTCCCAATCCCCCAAAATGGTTTGGAAGCGATCTGGAATCACATCACCCGATACCGGGGAGGCAGCGTACGGCGGCTGGTGACCCAAGCAACGCCGCAGTCGAATGGGGCCTACACCTTGGTCTACTTCCAGGAAGAGTTCAGCTTCCGTGGGAATCTGCGTAATTACGACGCCAGCAAACCCAGCAATGTCCTCTTCTACTTCAAGCAACGAGTCACTGCGCCTTCGCGGCTATCGGGCAACGTGATGTTGGTGCATGAAACCCTCGACCAGGTTAAAGAACCTCGCCTGGCATGGCTCTACAACGCCGGCCAGCGTCGAGTACGCCGCGCGCCGCAGGTGTCTTATGACGGCCCAGGCACAGCCTCCGATGGCCTGCAAACGTCCGACAACTTCGACATGTACAACGGGGCGCCTGATCGCTACGAGTGGAGCCTGCAAGGCAAGAAGGAAATCTACATTCCATACAACAGCTACAAGCTTGACTCGCCCAAGCTGAAATACAGCGACATCCTCAAGGCAGGCCACATCAATCAAGACCTGACTCGCTACGAACTACACCGAGTCTGGCATGTGGTCGCGACACTGAAGCCAGGCGAGCGGCACATCTACTCCAAGCGCGACTTCTACATCGACGAAGACACCTGGCAAGCCGCTGAGATCGATCATTACGACGGACGCGGCAACCTCTGGCGCGTAGCGGAGGCCCACTCCCAGTTCTACTACAACACGCAAGTCCCTTGGTACACCTTGGAAACCATTGCTGACCTGCAAGCTGGCCGGTATCTGGCGATGGGGATGAAGAACGAAGAGAAGCAGGCCTACGACTTCAGTTACACCGCCTCGGAAAGCGATTACACCCCAGCAGCATTGCGCCTGGCGGGCGTGCGCTAAGTCGAACCAAGTTGTGGCGATGAGCCCGAGCAAGTAATGGAGTCAGAGAAGTGAGCAACCCAGCCAAGATGAGTGAATATCCAGCAAGCATCCTGATCGAGGCCGAGGATTTTGATAGCTATGGGGGCTGGGTTCTCGACTCCCAGTTCGAGACCGTCATGGGGTCGCCCTATCTGCTTGCCCACGGCCTGGGGCGCCCTGTTGGCGATGCCTCTACAACGATCAATCTTAAGCGCGACGGTGTGTACCACGTCTGGGTGCGAGCGAAGGACTGGGTGCCATCGCATCATCCTGGGCGCTTCACCGTATCGATTAATGGAGTGGTGCTCGACACGGTGTTTGGTGCGAATGGCCAGGATTGGTCGTGGCAGCCAGCGGGCACGGTTTCGCTGGAGATGGGCGCCACCACCGTGTTGCTCCACGACCTCACCGGCTTTGATGGCCGCTGCGATGCGATCTATCTGTCTACCGATGACGTAGCCCCACCCAATGAGGTGAGTGCCTCCAGCCAAGCCTGGCGTAAAGCGCTTCGTGGCCTGCCAGATCAGCCGCTCGATGCCGGCCATTACGATGTGGTTGTGGTCGGCGGCGGTATCTCTGGATGTGCCGCTGCGTTGACCGCTGCTCGCTTGGGGCAGAGCGTTGCTTTGATCCATGACCGTCCGGTGCTTGGTGGCAATGCCAGCAATGAAATCGGCCTGATGCCGAGGGGCTCACAGGGCGCTCTGCTCAATGAGCTGGCCCAGCGTTCAGCGAACGGTGATCTGGCTGCACTATCACTGCTGGAGGCTGAGCCTACCGCCAAGGTTTTTCTCGGACACCGCATCATCAGTGTCGAAAAGCAGGATTCTAAAATCACTGCGGTTCAGGCGATTCAGGCACGTGGTGGCCACGAGCGCCGTATTACCGGCTCAGTGTTCATCGACGCCAGTGGCACGGCCATTCTTGGCGTGCTTGCAGGTGCCGAAACACTGTTCGGGCGGGAGGCTCGCGCTGACTTCAACGAGCCTTACGCGCCGGAAGTGGGCGATGACATGCACCATGGCAACACGCTGTTCTTCCGCACCCGCATGGCCGAACACCCGGTTTCATTTCCCGACGTGCCCTGGGCAATCGAAGTGTCCAAGGACTACGCCAATCTGAGTGGTCAATTACTGGAGGCCGGCGTCGAAAATGCACCAGGGCCACAGGCAGGGGCCAACCCGAGCACGCCTGAGTTCAGATTCGGCAGCAAAGCCGACATTTTTCCGGCTACCCATTTCTGGGAATACGGTCAATGGCTCGACCCATACACCAACGGTGAGTTGATCCGCGACTACCTGATGCGAGCACTCTACGGGACGTTTTCGAACGTCAAAAACCTCGAACCGGAAAACTATGCCAACCTTGAGTTCGAATGGATGGCCTTCGTCGCAGCGCAGGGCGAGTTCCGGCGCTATCGCGGCGACTATGTGCTGTCGGAAAATGACATCCGCAACCACACCAGCTTCCCCGATGCATTGGTGCCCAACGATGGGGCCTTTTGCATCCACTGTGCGTGGGAGCCAGGCGAAGGTAAGTACGACTTCCGCCTCAAAGATTGGATCTGGGACATGCGCGACAAACAGGCCTATGGGATCCCATACCGCTGCCTGTACTCCGCCAACATCGACAACCTGCTGATGGCTGGTAAGCACATCAGCGTTACCCACGTCGCAGGCTCATCAACCAAAACCATGGGCAACGGCTCGCAGCACGGCATTGCTACCGGTGCAGCTGCGTTCCTGTGCAACCAGCACAAATCATCGCCGCGCGGCCTCTATGAGAACCACCTCGGCGAACTGAAAGCGCTGGTCGACCAGTTGACCGCTTGCGATCACGAGCACCCGCCCAAGTGATGCTACAAAGCCCTCTAGGGTGTTCCAGGAGGTAGGCGTATTTGAATGTCTCCTTCTGGCCGTTAGCCGCCGCTCGCTGCCACCAGCAAACGACCTAGGCCAGCCCCATCTCGCCCTGCTCCACCAACAGCGGCCGCCAGCGGCGCAGCAGGGTGTATAGGGTCGGCACCACGAACAGGGTGAAGAAGGTGCCCACCAGCAGGCCGCCGACTATGACCATGCCGATCTGCTGGCGGCTCTCGGCGCCGGCGCCGCTGGCGATGGCCAGCGGCAGCGAGCCGAGCACCATGGCCCCGGTGGTCATCAGGATCGGCCGCAGGCGCTGCTCCGCGGCATGCCGCACTGCCTCGTGCAGCTCGTGGCCCTGGCGCAGCAGGTGGTTGGCGAAGTCGACGATGAGGATGCCGTGCTTGCTGATCAGGCCGATCAGGGTCACCAGGCCGACCTGCGAGTAGATGTTCAGCGTGCCGCCGAACAGCTTGAGCGCCAGCAGCGCGCCGGCCATCGACAGCGGCACGCTGAGCAGGATGATCAGCGGGTCGAGGAAGCTCTCGAACTGCGCCGCCAGCACCAGGAAGATGAACACCAGGGCCAGGGCGAAGATCAGCGCCACGCCGGCGCTGGAGTCCTTGAAGTCGCGCGAAGTACCGGTGTAGTCGAACTGGGTATCCGGCGGGAAGATCGTCCGCGCCTTCTCTTCCAAGTGCTCCAGTGCCTCGCCCAGGGTGTAGCCGGAGCCGACGTTGGCGCTGATGGTCACCGCACGCAGCTGGTTGAAGTGGTTGAGTTCACGCGGCGCCACCGTCTCGCGCACCTCGATCAGGTTGGAGAGCTGCACCATGTTGTCGTTACGCCCGCGCACGTAAACGCGGTTGAGGTCGTCCGGGTTGCTGCGGTCGACGTTGGCCAGCTGCACCAGCACGTCGTACTGCTCGCCGTTCTGCTTGAAGCGGGTCACCTGGCGGCTGCCGAACAGGCTTTCCATGCTGCGGCCGATAGTCGCCACGTCGGTGCCCACCGCCACTGCCTGCTCGCGGTTGACCGTGACCTTGAGCTGCGGCGTGTTCAGCTTGAGGTCGGTGTCCAGGCTCTCCAGCCCCGGATAGTCGCGCACCGCGGCCAGCAACTGATCGACGTACTGCTGCAGCTCGGCGTACTCCAGCGAGGAGCGGATGACGAAGTTGACCGGCTGGTTGCGCGCACTCTGCCCCAGCGGCGGGCGGTTGATCGGGAAGGCGCGTACGCCGGGGATGTCCTGCAGCTTGGGCAGCAGCTCGTCGCGGATCTCGAACTGGCTGCGCGAACGCTTGCTCCAGTCCTCCAGCTTCATGAACGACAGGCCCTGGGCCACCGTAGGAAAGCCGGCGATGACCATGTAGCGGTTGGTCTCCGGGATGCTCTTGTAAGCTTCTTCCACCTGCTTGGCGTAGCGGCTGGTATAGCCCAGGGTGGCGCCGTCCGGGCCGTTGATCGAGCCGATGATGGTGCCGGTGTCCTCGGTCGGCGCCAGTTCACTGCGCAAGCCGGCGAACAGCCAGGCGCACAGCACGAGGATCGCCGCCAGCCCCAGCAGCACCAGCCACCAGGCGCGCAGCACGCGCTCCAGGCTGTGCCGGTAGCTGTAGCTCAGGTGGTTGAGAAAGCCCTCGATCAGGTTGTACAGGCGATTGTGGCGCTGCGCCGGCACGTGGGCCTTGAGCAGGCGCCCGCACATCATCGGCGACAGGGTCAGGGCGACGAAGCCGGACACCAGCACGGCGCCGGCCAGCGTCCAGGCGAACTCGGTGAACAGCTTGCCCGAGGTGCCCTGCATGAAACCAATGGGCGCGTACACCGCGGCCAGGGTCAGGGTCATGGCCACCACCGCGAAGGCGATCTCGCGGCTGCCCTTGAACGCCGCCTGCAGTGGCGACAGCCCGGCCTCGATATGCCGGTGGATGTTCTCCAGCACCACGATGGCATCATCCACCACCAGGCCGATGGCCAGCACCATGGCCAGCAGGGTCAGGGTGTTGACCGTAAAGCCCATCAGCGCCATCAGGGCGAAGGCGCCGATCAGCGACACCGGGATGGTCACCAGCGGAATCAGGGTGGCGCGCAGCGAACGGAGGAACAGGAAGATGATCAGCACCACCAGCGCCACCGCCTCCCAGATGGTGGCGTACACGTTCCTGATCGACTCGCGGATGAACTGCGAGTTGTCGTTGGCGATCGACAGCTCCATGCCCTCGGGCAACAGCTCGCGGATAGCCGGCAGGGCCTGCTGCAGGCCATCGGAGATTTCCAGCGGGTTGGCCGTGGCCTGCTTGATCAGGCCCAGTGCCACTGCCGAGCGGCCATTGAAGCGCACCAGCGAACGCTCGTCGGCGGCACCGATCTCGGCATGGCCGACATCGGCCAGGCGCAGCAGGTAGCCGCGCGAGTCGTCGAGGATCAGGTTGTCGAATTCTTCCGGGGTCTTCAGGTCGGTTTCCGACAGTACGGAAAACTCGCGCTGCACCGACTCGATGCGCCCGGCGGGAATTTCCACGTTCTGCCGGCGCAGGGCGTCTTCCACGTCCTGCACGGTGAGGTCATGGGCGGCCAGCTTCTCCGGGTCGAGCCAGATGCGCATGGCGTAGCTGCGCGCGCCGCGAATCTGCACTTCCGAGACGCCGGCAATGGTCTGCAGGCGATCCTGCACCACCCGTTCCAGCAGGTCGGTGATCTCCATCGCCGAGTAGCGCTGGCTGTGGAAGGCCAGCCAGATCACCGGCTGCGCATCGGCCTCGACCTTCTGCACCATGGGCTCGTCGATTTCTTCCGGCAGCAGGCTGCGTACCCGGCCGAGGCGATCGCGCACATCGTTGGCCGCCTCGTCGGAGTTGCTGCCGAGGCGGAACTGCGCGGTGATCTGGGTATTTTCCGAGCGACTGATGGAGCTGACGAAGTCCAGCCCCTCGATACCGGAGAGCACGTCCTCGATCGGCTGGGCGACCTGCGACTCCATGATCTCCGGGCTGGCGCCGGGGTAGATGACGTTGACCGTGACGATCGGCACGTCGATGTTCGGGTACTCGCGCACCGCCAGGCGCTGGTAGGCCAGCAGGCCGAGCAGGACGATGATCAGCGACAGCACGGTGGCGAACACCGGCCGGCGGATGCAGATATCGGACAGGGTCACGCGCCCTCCCCCCGCTCGACCACCCGTACTTCACGGCCCGGCACGACCTTCTGCCAGCCGGCACTGATCAGCGTCTCGCTGCCGTCCAGCCCCTCGACCACCTCGGCCTTGCCGCGCTGGCGCTGGCCGATGCGGATCTGCCGGCGCTCGGCCTTGCCGTCCACCACCAGATTGACGAACAGCAACTGGCCCATGGGCATCACCGCTTCCTCGGGAATCAGCAGGGCCTGCGGGCGCTCGGCGAGGATCACCGAGACCTTGACGAACTGGCCGGGCTTGAGGCGATGGTCGGCGTTGCCGATCTGCGCACGGATCGCCTGGCTGCGGCCGACTTCATCCAGGCGCGGGTTGAGGGCGATGATCGCGCCCTTGAAGCGCTCGCCCGGGTAGGCGTCGAGACTCAGCTCGATGGCCTGGCCGACGCCGACCTGGCTGACCGCCTTCTGCGGCACGCGGAAATCCACCTTGAGCGGGTCGAGCACTTCCAGGTTGACCACGTCGGTACCGGCACTGAGGTAATCGCCGACACTGACCTGACGCAGGCCAAGCACTCCGGCATAGGGCGCGCGGATCTGCGTCTTGTCCAGGCGGGCCTGGGCCAGCGCCAGGCTGGCGCGGGCCGCCTGCTGCTGCGACTGTGCCTCGTCCTGGGCCTGGGCATTGCTGGCGCCGCGCTTGAACAGCAGCTGCGCACGCTGGTAGCTCTTTTCCGCCAGATCGAGGTTGGCCTGGGCCTGGGCCAGCTCGGCACGGGCAATCGAATCATCCAGGCTGACCAGCAGCTCGCCGCCGCTGACCGCCTGGCCCTCGCGGAAATGCAGGCTGGCGATGCGCCCCTCGACCTCCGGGCGAATCATCACCGACTCGTCGGAGCGCAGCGAACCGAAAGTTACCAGCTCGTCGCGCACCAGAGCGCGCTCGGGACGGGTAACTTCCACCAGGGGCGCCTGCTCGGCCAGGGCGGCCTGGGCCAGCAGAGCAGTCAACAGCAACGTGGCGGTGCGGGCAATCATGGTCGACCTCTTCTCTGCCAGACTGCCGAGTCTACCGCCTGCGTCGCGCCTTGCCAGCCGCCGAAGGTGTTACGCCATATGCGCCTACTGGCGCATGCCGCGGCCGCTTTTCAGCAGGCGGATGCACACGGTGTAGAGCACCGTGCAGGCCAGCAGCATCATGCCGATGGCGACGCCGATATTGATGTCGGAGACGCCGAGGATGCCGTAGCGGAAGGCGTTGACCATGTGCAGGATCGGGTTGACCAGCGAGACCTTCTGCCAGAACACCGGCAGCAGGCTGATGGAGTAGAACACCCCGCCCAGGTAGGTCAGCGGGGTCAGCACGAAGGTCGGGATGATCGAGATATCGTCGAAGTTGCGCGCGTACACCGCGTTGATGAAACCGCCGAGGGCGAAGGTGGTGGCCGTGAGGATGATCACGACAACCGTCACGCCCAGGTGGTGCACCTGCAGCTGGGTGAAGAACAGCGACAGCAGGGTGACGATCAGCGCCACCGCCAGGCCGCGCAGCATGCCGCCGATGGTGTAGCCGATGAGGATGGTGTGCGGCGATACCGGCGACACCAGCAGTTCCTCGACGTTGCGCTGGAACTTGCTGCTGAAGAAGCTCGACACCACGTTGCTGTACGAGTTGGTGATCACCGACATCATGATCAGCCCCGGTACGATGAACTCCATGTAGCTGTACTGGCCAACACCACCGACTTGGCTGCCGATCAGGCGGCCGAAGATCACGAAGTACAGGGCCATGGTGATGGCCGGCGGCAGCAGGGTCTGCGCCCAGATGCGGGTGAAACGGCGCACCTCGCGAGTGACAATGGTCTGCAGGGCGATCAGGTTGGAACGCAGTTCGGGACTCATTTCGCCACCTTCGCCAGGTTTTTCTCCACCAGGGACACGAACAGTTCCTCCAGGCGATTGCTCTTGTTGCGCAGGCTCAGCACTTCGATCTTCTGCGCCGCCAGCTGGCGGAACAGCTCGGTGATGCCCAGGTTTTTCTCGACCTGCACTTCCAGGGTGTGGTGGTCGACCAGCACTGCCGGGTAGCCGACCAGTTGCGGCGGTACCAGCTGCGACTCCTTGAGGTCGAGCAGGAAGGTCTCCACGTGCAGGGTCTTGAGCAGCGCCTTCATGCTGGTGTTCTCGACGATCTGGCCGTGGTCGATGATGCCGATATGGCGGCACAGCTGTTCGGCCTCTTCCAGGTAGTGAGTGGTGAGGATGATGGTGATGCCCTTCTGGTTGAGCTCGGTGAGGAAGCTCCACATTGAGCGACGCAGCTCGATGTCCACGCCAGCGGTGGGCTCGTCGAGAATCAGCAGGCGCGGCTCGTGCACCAGCGCGCGGGCGATCATCAGGCGGCGCTTCATGCCGCCGGAGAGCATGCGAGCGGCCTCGTTGTGCTTGTCCCACAGGCCAAGCTGGGTCAGGTACTGCTCGGCGCGCTCCTTGGCCACCTTGGCCGGGATGCCGTAGTAGCCGGCCTGGGTCACGACTATGTCGAAGACCTTCTCGAACTGACTGAAGTTGAACTCCTGCGGCACCACGCCGAGGCAGCGCTTGAGGGCGCTGGGCTCACGGTCGAGATCATGGCCGAACACGTTGACCGTGCCGCTGGTCTTGTTCACCAGGGTGGAGAGGATGCCGATGGTGGTGGACTTGCCGGCGCCATTGGGGCCCAGCAGGGCGAAGAAGTCGCCTTCGGCCACGTCCAGATCGATGCCACGCAGGGCCTGGAAACCGTTGCCGTAGGTCTTGCTCAACTGACGGATGGACAGTGCAGAACTCATGTGGGATTCGCTTGCAGGAAAAGTGACGGGTTAATAGGGACTGGCGCGGCAGATTGCAACCATTGCCTTCAGGTTAGCGGAGTCATTACCGCGCGCTGGAAGGCCGGGCGGATGCGCAAGCGTGCATACCAGTCGGCCAGGTACGGCAGTTC
The window above is part of the Pseudomonas alcaligenes genome. Proteins encoded here:
- a CDS encoding efflux RND transporter permease subunit; translation: MTLSDICIRRPVFATVLSLIIVLLGLLAYQRLAVREYPNIDVPIVTVNVIYPGASPEIMESQVAQPIEDVLSGIEGLDFVSSISRSENTQITAQFRLGSNSDEAANDVRDRLGRVRSLLPEEIDEPMVQKVEADAQPVIWLAFHSQRYSAMEITDLLERVVQDRLQTIAGVSEVQIRGARSYAMRIWLDPEKLAAHDLTVQDVEDALRRQNVEIPAGRIESVQREFSVLSETDLKTPEEFDNLILDDSRGYLLRLADVGHAEIGAADERSLVRFNGRSAVALGLIKQATANPLEISDGLQQALPAIRELLPEGMELSIANDNSQFIRESIRNVYATIWEAVALVVLIIFLFLRSLRATLIPLVTIPVSLIGAFALMALMGFTVNTLTLLAMVLAIGLVVDDAIVVLENIHRHIEAGLSPLQAAFKGSREIAFAVVAMTLTLAAVYAPIGFMQGTSGKLFTEFAWTLAGAVLVSGFVALTLSPMMCGRLLKAHVPAQRHNRLYNLIEGFLNHLSYSYRHSLERVLRAWWLVLLGLAAILVLCAWLFAGLRSELAPTEDTGTIIGSINGPDGATLGYTSRYAKQVEEAYKSIPETNRYMVIAGFPTVAQGLSFMKLEDWSKRSRSQFEIRDELLPKLQDIPGVRAFPINRPPLGQSARNQPVNFVIRSSLEYAELQQYVDQLLAAVRDYPGLESLDTDLKLNTPQLKVTVNREQAVAVGTDVATIGRSMESLFGSRQVTRFKQNGEQYDVLVQLANVDRSNPDDLNRVYVRGRNDNMVQLSNLIEVRETVAPRELNHFNQLRAVTISANVGSGYTLGEALEHLEEKARTIFPPDTQFDYTGTSRDFKDSSAGVALIFALALVFIFLVLAAQFESFLDPLIILLSVPLSMAGALLALKLFGGTLNIYSQVGLVTLIGLISKHGILIVDFANHLLRQGHELHEAVRHAAEQRLRPILMTTGAMVLGSLPLAIASGAGAESRQQIGMVIVGGLLVGTFFTLFVVPTLYTLLRRWRPLLVEQGEMGLA
- a CDS encoding alpha/beta hydrolase gives rise to the protein MNRLDVEFLSEGSRCKAWLYLPKTKKPAPVIVMAHGLGSTRVMRLGAYAERFRDLGYACLVFDYRHFGDSEGEPRQLLDVNKQLQDWKAAIAFARTRTDVDTDKVVLWGTSFSGGHVIATAADDQRVAAVISQCPFTDGMASSMAVPPQTSIKVTIRALTDKLGSWFGAAPVTIALAGKPGSTAMMSAADCEQGYLQLVPDAAAKQFPNYVAARIALQILTYFPGRKTPQLNCPTLFCVCETDTVAPAKATLRHARRAPRGQIKIYKEGHFDIYLGDSFERTIGDQIDFLQRTVPLN
- a CDS encoding TetR/AcrR family transcriptional regulator, coding for MRQNLVEIAETLLIEGGMAAVSADEVARRADVSLQTVYNRVGGKPALLIAIAERSMEENRAYVDKAYDGKGTPEERGLRIFNAYVSFAMERPHQFRILANPPEDPEAISRIGAMAREQIAHMAAIIRDGIAEEWIDPEMDPDSTANAVWSMMNGVLTLALRDDALRSESVSREALVQSALTIIQSGLRSRRL
- a CDS encoding SDR family NAD(P)-dependent oxidoreductase, with the translated sequence MAFYNLDGRVIAITGSTGGLGSAVCQALLDKGAKLALFDMDGAAVEAQATALGANTRAWQVNVCSMESIDTAMEEAAAHFGGIDVVIANAGITAFEPLVTGDPKVFERVIDVNLLGVWRTFRAAVGHVQKRKGYLMAISSLAAFSHSPLQASYTASKAGVWAMCNSIRLELRHTGVGVGSVHPTFFHTPLMDQTFKSAAGSKIWKGNNSGLFKMVALDDVVKSIVKGIENRSDMMFVPKENSFVAHLPRLFRKILEAVEFKDSEVVAMVEAAKPAPAK
- a CDS encoding FAD-dependent oxidoreductase, which translates into the protein MSNPAKMSEYPASILIEAEDFDSYGGWVLDSQFETVMGSPYLLAHGLGRPVGDASTTINLKRDGVYHVWVRAKDWVPSHHPGRFTVSINGVVLDTVFGANGQDWSWQPAGTVSLEMGATTVLLHDLTGFDGRCDAIYLSTDDVAPPNEVSASSQAWRKALRGLPDQPLDAGHYDVVVVGGGISGCAAALTAARLGQSVALIHDRPVLGGNASNEIGLMPRGSQGALLNELAQRSANGDLAALSLLEAEPTAKVFLGHRIISVEKQDSKITAVQAIQARGGHERRITGSVFIDASGTAILGVLAGAETLFGREARADFNEPYAPEVGDDMHHGNTLFFRTRMAEHPVSFPDVPWAIEVSKDYANLSGQLLEAGVENAPGPQAGANPSTPEFRFGSKADIFPATHFWEYGQWLDPYTNGELIRDYLMRALYGTFSNVKNLEPENYANLEFEWMAFVAAQGEFRRYRGDYVLSENDIRNHTSFPDALVPNDGAFCIHCAWEPGEGKYDFRLKDWIWDMRDKQAYGIPYRCLYSANIDNLLMAGKHISVTHVAGSSTKTMGNGSQHGIATGAAAFLCNQHKSSPRGLYENHLGELKALVDQLTACDHEHPPK
- a CDS encoding DUF1329 domain-containing protein gives rise to the protein MNKTTVQIGALALSFIAMNALAAVPPDESAKLGSTLTPLGAEMAGNADGSIPAWTGGLPKDAGTVDGKGFLADPFASEKALFTITAQNVDQHKDKLTPGQYAMFKRYPETYRIPVFPTHRSVTVPVGIAAAAKANAMATKLVKGGSGLENFKEAYPFPIPQNGLEAIWNHITRYRGGSVRRLVTQATPQSNGAYTLVYFQEEFSFRGNLRNYDASKPSNVLFYFKQRVTAPSRLSGNVMLVHETLDQVKEPRLAWLYNAGQRRVRRAPQVSYDGPGTASDGLQTSDNFDMYNGAPDRYEWSLQGKKEIYIPYNSYKLDSPKLKYSDILKAGHINQDLTRYELHRVWHVVATLKPGERHIYSKRDFYIDEDTWQAAEIDHYDGRGNLWRVAEAHSQFYYNTQVPWYTLETIADLQAGRYLAMGMKNEEKQAYDFSYTASESDYTPAALRLAGVR